In a genomic window of Saccharothrix sp. HUAS TT1:
- the glp gene encoding gephyrin-like molybdotransferase Glp — protein MRSVDEQLARVVAAAVRPAPVRVAISESQGLLCAEEVVAERALPGFDQAAVDGYAVRSVDVQAANEEPVTLPVVGEIPAGSRQPRRLQPGQAVRVATGAPLPTLADAVVPVGYTDGHAAKVTVRQPVPSAAFVRRTGEDVQTGDVAVRRGASIGAAQVGLLAAVGRNKVLVHPRPRVSVISLGEELVDVDRTPGQGQVYDVNSYALAAAARDAGAEVSRVGIQSADPRRLREVVEGRLLLSEIVVVAGGVGGVIGDEVRAAVADLGDVDVTRVAMHPGSVQGFGRLGPDAVPTFLLPANPMSALVVFEVLVRPLIRAALGKRNPYRRAVTARLLSPLTSTKGRRGFLRGQLLRDADNGEYLVQPLGTSGSHLLASLAEANCLVMVDEDVTDVAVGEEVVVSFLAQKG, from the coding sequence ATGAGGTCAGTGGACGAGCAGCTCGCCAGGGTGGTGGCCGCCGCCGTGCGGCCCGCGCCGGTGCGGGTGGCCATCTCCGAGTCGCAGGGCCTGCTCTGCGCCGAGGAGGTCGTCGCCGAACGCGCCCTGCCGGGGTTCGACCAGGCCGCGGTCGACGGCTACGCCGTGCGCAGCGTCGACGTGCAGGCCGCCAACGAGGAGCCGGTGACGCTCCCGGTGGTCGGCGAGATCCCGGCGGGGTCGCGCCAGCCCAGACGGCTGCAACCCGGCCAGGCGGTGCGGGTCGCGACCGGCGCGCCGCTGCCCACGCTGGCCGACGCCGTGGTGCCCGTCGGCTACACCGACGGGCACGCGGCGAAGGTGACCGTGCGGCAGCCGGTGCCGTCGGCGGCGTTCGTCCGGCGCACCGGCGAGGACGTGCAGACCGGTGACGTCGCGGTGCGCCGCGGCGCGTCCATCGGGGCCGCCCAGGTCGGCCTGCTGGCCGCCGTCGGCCGGAACAAGGTGCTGGTCCACCCCCGGCCGCGGGTGTCGGTGATCTCGCTCGGCGAGGAGCTGGTCGACGTCGACCGCACCCCCGGCCAGGGGCAGGTCTACGACGTCAACTCCTACGCGCTGGCCGCCGCCGCGCGGGACGCGGGCGCCGAGGTCAGCCGGGTCGGCATCCAGTCCGCCGACCCGCGCCGGCTGCGCGAGGTGGTCGAGGGCCGGCTGCTGCTGTCCGAGATCGTGGTCGTCGCGGGTGGCGTCGGGGGCGTCATCGGCGACGAGGTGCGCGCGGCGGTGGCCGACCTCGGCGACGTCGACGTGACCAGGGTGGCCATGCACCCCGGTTCGGTGCAGGGCTTCGGCCGGCTCGGGCCGGACGCGGTGCCGACGTTCCTGCTGCCCGCGAACCCGATGAGCGCGCTGGTCGTCTTCGAGGTGCTGGTGCGCCCGCTGATCCGGGCCGCGCTGGGCAAGCGCAACCCGTACCGCAGGGCGGTCACCGCGCGGCTGCTGTCGCCGTTGACCTCCACGAAGGGGCGGCGCGGCTTCCTGCGCGGCCAGCTGCTGCGCGACGCGGACAACGGCGAGTACCTGGTGCAGCCGCTGGGTACCTCCGGGTCGCACCTGCTGGCGTCGCTGGCCGAGGCGAACTGCCTGGTCATGGTGGACGAGGACGTGACGGACGTGGCGGTCGGCGAAGAGGTCGTGGTCAGCTTCCTGGCCCAAAAGGGGTGA
- a CDS encoding UTP--glucose-1-phosphate uridylyltransferase, whose product MSAFQTAIVPAAGLGTRFLPTTKAVPKELLPVVDTPGIELVAAEAAEAGATKLVIVTSPGKDAVAEYFRPQPELEATLEERGKADLLAKVRRAPDLLAVETAIQDKALGLGHAVACAEGNLTGEDEAVAVLLPDDLVLPTGALKKMAAVREKLGGSVLCAFDIPKEQISAYGVFDVRDTGDDDVKQVVGMVEKPKAEDAPSTFAAAGRYLLDRAIFDALKRITPGAGGELQLTDAIALLINEGHPVHVVVHRGGRHDLGNPGGFLKAAVDFALEHPDYGPELGEWLRARLADS is encoded by the coding sequence ATGAGCGCCTTCCAGACAGCAATCGTGCCGGCGGCAGGCCTGGGCACGCGCTTCCTCCCGACCACCAAGGCGGTGCCCAAGGAGCTGCTGCCGGTCGTCGACACCCCCGGCATCGAGCTCGTCGCGGCCGAGGCGGCCGAGGCGGGTGCGACGAAGCTGGTCATCGTGACCTCGCCCGGCAAGGACGCGGTCGCCGAGTACTTCCGCCCGCAGCCGGAGCTGGAGGCGACGCTGGAGGAGCGCGGCAAGGCCGACCTGCTCGCCAAGGTCCGCCGCGCGCCCGACCTGCTCGCCGTCGAGACCGCCATCCAGGACAAGGCGCTGGGCCTGGGTCACGCGGTCGCCTGCGCCGAGGGCAACCTGACCGGCGAGGACGAGGCCGTCGCCGTCCTGCTGCCGGACGACCTCGTGCTGCCGACGGGCGCGCTGAAGAAGATGGCCGCCGTCCGCGAGAAGCTGGGCGGCAGCGTGCTGTGCGCGTTCGACATCCCCAAGGAGCAGATCTCCGCCTACGGCGTCTTCGACGTCAGGGACACCGGCGACGACGACGTCAAGCAGGTCGTCGGCATGGTCGAGAAGCCCAAGGCCGAGGACGCGCCGTCCACGTTCGCCGCGGCCGGCCGCTACCTCCTCGACCGGGCGATCTTCGACGCGCTCAAGCGCATCACGCCGGGCGCGGGCGGCGAGCTGCAGCTCACCGACGCCATCGCGCTGCTGATCAACGAGGGTCACCCGGTGCACGTGGTGGTCCACCGGGGTGGGCGACACGACCTGGGCAATCCCGGGGGATTCCTCAAAGCTGCGGTTGACTTCGCACTCGAGCACCCCGACTACGGGCCCGAGCTGGGGGAGTGGTTGCGGGCACGTCTCGCCGACTCCTGA
- a CDS encoding 5-formyltetrahydrofolate cyclo-ligase → MTSGERDRKTTLRARLRAARRSGAVPPMSTEVLIAVAAFGVAAGQTVCAYLASRWEPGSSEMVEALRSHGLRVLLPVVVGDGLDWAEHDGRLRPGPFGLSEPAGPLLGAAAIGSAALVLAPALAVDHAGVRLGQGGGYYDRALGLSTGPVVAVVRDEEFVPSLPAEPHDVRVDAVLTPGRGLVRLPL, encoded by the coding sequence ATGACGTCCGGTGAACGTGATCGGAAGACGACTCTGCGCGCACGGCTGCGAGCCGCCCGGCGCAGCGGCGCCGTGCCGCCGATGTCGACCGAAGTGCTGATCGCCGTTGCTGCTTTCGGCGTTGCGGCCGGTCAGACCGTGTGCGCTTATCTCGCTTCACGGTGGGAGCCGGGGTCGTCGGAGATGGTGGAGGCGCTGCGGTCGCACGGGCTGCGGGTGCTGCTGCCGGTCGTCGTCGGGGACGGGCTGGACTGGGCGGAGCACGACGGCCGGCTGCGGCCGGGGCCGTTCGGGCTGAGCGAGCCGGCGGGGCCGCTGCTGGGGGCGGCGGCGATCGGCTCGGCGGCGTTGGTGCTGGCGCCGGCGCTGGCGGTCGACCACGCGGGTGTGCGACTGGGGCAGGGCGGGGGTTACTACGACCGGGCGTTGGGGTTGTCCACAGGTCCGGTGGTGGCGGTGGTGCGGGACGAGGAGTTCGTGCCCTCGCTGCCGGCGGAGCCGCACGACGTGCGGGTGGACGCGGTGCTGACGCCGGGGCGGGGGCTGGTCCGGCTGCCGCTGTGA
- a CDS encoding FmdB family zinc ribbon protein produces MPTYQYACTECDHRFEAVQSFSDSALTECPECSGKLRKLYGAVGVVFKGSGFYRTDSRSTSSAAPKSESAPSSTSSSASSSSSSSSSSSSSTSSSSSAPAAAAS; encoded by the coding sequence GTGCCGACTTACCAGTACGCCTGCACCGAGTGCGACCACCGGTTCGAAGCGGTGCAGTCCTTCTCGGACTCCGCGCTGACCGAGTGCCCCGAGTGCTCCGGCAAGCTGCGCAAGCTGTACGGCGCGGTCGGCGTCGTGTTCAAGGGCAGCGGCTTCTACCGGACCGACAGCCGTTCGACGTCGTCCGCCGCGCCGAAGAGCGAGTCCGCTCCTTCCTCGACTTCGTCTTCCGCGTCTTCCTCGTCTTCTTCGTCCTCGTCTTCTTCGTCTTCCACCTCGTCTTCCTCCAGCGCGCCGGCTGCCGCGGCGTCCTGA
- a CDS encoding SAF domain-containing protein, producing MLQHLRRILAALLALVALGVAVLPDGPSTEVVVAARDLPPGVPLGADDVRVVAVPPELSPAGGVPRVAVLGRSLVSAARSGEPLTDARLGPVDPEVSSVAVRLADTGVVGLLRPGSRVDVVGAESRVLASDASVVAVREGEVVVISTDRTTAHQLATETLSGPVAVVLR from the coding sequence ATGCTCCAGCACCTGAGAAGAATCCTCGCCGCCCTGTTGGCCCTGGTCGCCCTCGGTGTGGCCGTGCTGCCGGACGGCCCTTCCACGGAGGTCGTGGTGGCCGCCCGCGACCTGCCACCGGGCGTGCCCCTGGGTGCGGACGACGTGCGCGTGGTCGCCGTGCCACCGGAACTGTCGCCCGCCGGCGGGGTGCCCCGGGTCGCGGTGTTAGGCAGGTCGCTGGTCAGCGCCGCGAGGTCGGGAGAACCGCTGACCGACGCCCGCCTGGGCCCGGTCGACCCAGAGGTGTCCTCGGTGGCCGTGCGCTTGGCGGACACCGGGGTGGTCGGGCTGCTGCGACCGGGCAGCCGGGTCGACGTCGTGGGCGCGGAGTCGCGCGTGCTGGCCTCGGACGCCTCGGTGGTCGCGGTGCGGGAGGGCGAGGTGGTGGTGATCTCCACCGACCGCACGACAGCCCACCAACTCGCCACCGAAACCCTGTCCGGCCCCGTGGCGGTGGTCCTGCGCTGA
- the mscL gene encoding large conductance mechanosensitive channel protein MscL, whose amino-acid sequence MIKGFKDFLMRGNVIDLAVAVVIGAAFNAIVTAFTSNLINPIIAVFGGSNVNGLAVQLGDNEKTVLDFGAIITAVINFLIVAAVVYFIFVLPMNKIKERRKRGEEAGPAEPTEVELLKEIRDLLIAQRQG is encoded by the coding sequence GTGATCAAGGGCTTCAAGGACTTCCTGATGCGCGGCAACGTGATCGACCTCGCTGTGGCGGTGGTCATCGGTGCAGCGTTCAACGCCATCGTCACCGCGTTCACCTCGAACCTGATCAACCCGATCATCGCGGTGTTCGGCGGCAGCAACGTCAACGGGCTGGCCGTGCAGCTCGGCGACAACGAGAAGACCGTCCTGGACTTCGGCGCGATCATCACGGCGGTGATCAACTTCCTGATCGTGGCCGCGGTCGTCTACTTCATCTTCGTGCTGCCGATGAACAAGATCAAGGAGCGTCGCAAGCGCGGCGAGGAAGCCGGTCCGGCCGAGCCGACCGAGGTGGAACTGCTGAAGGAGATCCGCGACCTGCTCATCGCCCAGCGCCAAGGCTGA
- a CDS encoding molybdenum cofactor biosynthesis protein B: protein MERSAQRLGRALVVIVDDRVAHGEHDDSTGPLVTELLEEAGFIVDGTVAVEGEVVGIRAALNTAVIGGVDLVVTVGGTGVSPRDVTPDATQGVLDRPISGIAEALRASGLAAGAVDAGISRGLVGVSGSTLVVNLAGSRSAVRDGMATLSALVPYVIEQLSGLDEA from the coding sequence ATGGAACGCAGCGCGCAGCGCCTGGGACGCGCCCTTGTCGTGATCGTGGACGACCGGGTGGCGCACGGTGAGCACGACGACAGCACAGGACCGCTGGTCACCGAGTTGCTGGAGGAAGCAGGGTTCATCGTCGACGGCACGGTCGCGGTGGAGGGCGAGGTCGTGGGCATCCGCGCCGCGCTGAACACCGCCGTCATCGGTGGCGTCGACCTGGTCGTCACCGTCGGCGGCACCGGCGTGTCGCCGCGCGACGTCACGCCGGACGCCACGCAGGGCGTGCTCGACCGGCCGATCAGCGGTATCGCCGAGGCGCTCCGGGCGTCGGGCTTGGCGGCGGGGGCCGTGGACGCGGGGATCTCGCGGGGGTTGGTCGGCGTGTCCGGCAGCACCCTCGTGGTGAACCTGGCCGGGTCGCGGTCGGCGGTGCGCGACGGGATGGCGACCCTGTCCGCACTGGTGCCGTACGTGATCGAGCAGCTGTCGGGCCTGGACGAAGCGTGA
- a CDS encoding NAD-dependent epimerase/dehydratase family protein yields the protein MRVLLTGGAGFIGSHVADQLTAADHDVVVLDAYLPQAHSTRPPEAHDVTDLDTVRTLLDRVDVVCHQAAVVGHGLDPSDAPLYARNNDLGTAVLLAAMHDANVEHLVMASSMVVYGEGRYECAEHGVVRAAPRRQSDLDQGRYEPPCPHCGSPLEPRLVPEDAPLDPRSTYAASKLAQEHYAAAWARQTGGTVWALRYHNVYGPRMPKNTPYAGVASLFRSALERGEAPTVLEDGRQRRDFVHVTDVARANVLAVERPGEPGTLTPLNICSGEPHTVGDLATHLARACGGPEPRVVGGARPADVRHVVADPARAQDLLGFRAATPFAAGVRQFAADPLR from the coding sequence GTGCGCGTCCTCCTCACCGGCGGAGCCGGGTTCATCGGCTCCCACGTCGCCGACCAGCTGACCGCGGCCGACCACGACGTCGTCGTGCTCGACGCCTACCTCCCCCAGGCCCACAGCACCCGTCCGCCGGAAGCGCACGACGTCACCGACCTCGACACCGTGCGGACCCTCCTCGACCGGGTCGACGTGGTGTGCCACCAGGCCGCCGTCGTCGGCCACGGCCTGGACCCGTCCGACGCGCCGCTGTACGCCCGCAACAACGACCTCGGCACCGCCGTGCTGCTCGCCGCCATGCACGACGCGAACGTGGAGCACCTGGTCATGGCCTCCTCGATGGTGGTCTACGGCGAGGGCCGCTACGAGTGCGCCGAGCACGGCGTGGTCCGGGCCGCGCCCCGCCGGCAGTCCGACCTCGACCAGGGCCGCTACGAACCGCCCTGCCCGCACTGCGGCAGCCCCCTGGAACCGCGCCTCGTCCCCGAAGACGCCCCGCTGGACCCCCGGAGCACCTACGCGGCCAGCAAGCTCGCACAGGAGCACTACGCGGCAGCGTGGGCCCGTCAGACGGGCGGCACCGTGTGGGCGCTGCGCTACCACAACGTGTACGGCCCGAGGATGCCCAAGAACACCCCTTACGCGGGCGTGGCGAGCCTGTTCCGCAGCGCGCTCGAACGCGGCGAGGCGCCCACCGTGCTCGAAGACGGCCGGCAGCGCCGCGACTTCGTGCACGTCACCGACGTCGCGCGGGCCAACGTGCTGGCGGTGGAGCGCCCCGGCGAGCCGGGCACGCTCACCCCCCTGAACATCTGCTCCGGCGAGCCGCACACCGTCGGCGACCTCGCCACCCACCTGGCGCGGGCGTGCGGCGGCCCGGAGCCGCGCGTCGTCGGCGGCGCGCGGCCCGCGGACGTCCGGCACGTCGTCGCCGACCCGGCCAGGGCTCAGGACCTGCTCGGCTTCCGCGCCGCCACGCCGTTCGCGGCGGGGGTCAGGCAGTTCGCGGCGGACCCCCTGCGCTGA
- a CDS encoding sensor histidine kinase, with translation MLVEIYHILPYAVLFSLPLALLGAVVLRRLSSGSLATALTVLAIVPVVATVGGVLAVSGFMFTPILTTTVLVCLLVALVTVPTAVLLGRALARRSVWESEARARERAAEASRRELVAWISHDLRTPLAGIRAMAEALADGVVSRRDEVTDYAGRISGEAEALSGMVDDLFELSRITAGALRLTLSEVPLADVVSEVVAAEGPVATRKGVRLRADAATWPVVLGSDPELARVVRNLLSNAIRHTPPDGTVAVRVGVDGSSALLRVDDGCGGIPEADLPRVFDVAFRGAPHRQPVGGGLGLAIARGLVEAHQGTINARNHGLGCRFEVRLPLSAGGPPRTA, from the coding sequence ATGCTGGTCGAGATCTACCACATCCTGCCGTACGCGGTGCTGTTCTCGCTGCCGCTGGCGCTGCTCGGCGCGGTGGTGCTGCGGCGGCTGTCCAGCGGGTCGCTGGCCACCGCGCTGACCGTGCTGGCGATCGTGCCCGTGGTGGCGACCGTCGGCGGCGTGCTGGCGGTGAGCGGGTTCATGTTCACCCCGATCCTCACCACGACCGTGCTGGTGTGCCTGCTGGTGGCGCTGGTGACGGTGCCGACGGCCGTGCTGCTGGGGCGGGCGCTGGCGCGGCGCAGCGTGTGGGAGAGCGAGGCGCGGGCCCGGGAGCGGGCGGCCGAGGCGTCCCGGCGCGAGCTGGTGGCGTGGATCAGCCACGACCTGCGCACGCCGCTGGCCGGGATCAGGGCGATGGCCGAGGCGCTGGCCGACGGGGTGGTGTCGCGGCGGGACGAGGTCACCGACTACGCCGGGCGGATCTCGGGTGAGGCGGAGGCGTTGTCCGGGATGGTGGACGACCTGTTCGAGCTGTCCCGGATCACCGCGGGCGCGCTGCGGCTGACGCTGTCCGAGGTGCCGCTGGCGGACGTGGTCAGCGAGGTGGTGGCGGCGGAGGGCCCGGTGGCGACGCGCAAGGGCGTGCGGCTGCGGGCGGACGCGGCGACGTGGCCGGTGGTGCTCGGCAGCGACCCGGAGCTGGCGCGGGTGGTGCGCAACCTGCTGTCCAACGCCATCCGCCACACCCCGCCGGACGGGACGGTGGCCGTGCGGGTGGGGGTGGACGGCTCGTCGGCGCTGCTGCGGGTGGACGACGGGTGCGGCGGTATCCCGGAGGCCGACCTGCCCAGGGTGTTCGACGTGGCGTTCCGCGGCGCGCCGCACCGGCAGCCGGTCGGCGGCGGGTTGGGGCTGGCGATCGCGCGCGGTCTCGTGGAGGCGCACCAGGGCACCATCAACGCCCGCAACCACGGCCTCGGCTGCCGGTTCGAGGTGCGGCTGCCGCTCAGCGCAGGGGGTCCGCCGCGAACTGCCTGA
- a CDS encoding response regulator transcription factor: protein MGETTGRVLVVDDDVTVRDVVRRYLELAGHEVELVGDGETALRRFAEREPDLVVLDLMLPGVDGLEVCRRLRARSAVPVVMLTALGEEEDRIAGLQLGADDYVTKPFSPRELALRVTSVLRRSRVAASRSSSVLTDGGLRVDVGARCAWLDGRELSLTTREFDLLAFFLANRGAAFDRAELLSRVWGWEFGDQSTVTVHVRRLREKVEADSARPVRIATVWGVGYRYDGGA, encoded by the coding sequence ATGGGTGAGACGACCGGGCGGGTCCTCGTCGTGGACGACGACGTGACCGTGCGCGACGTGGTGCGCCGGTACCTGGAACTGGCCGGGCACGAGGTCGAGCTGGTCGGCGACGGCGAGACCGCGCTGCGCCGGTTCGCCGAGCGCGAGCCGGACCTGGTGGTGCTGGACCTGATGCTGCCCGGCGTGGACGGGCTGGAGGTGTGCCGGCGGCTGCGGGCGCGCAGCGCGGTGCCGGTGGTGATGCTGACCGCGCTCGGCGAGGAGGAGGACCGGATCGCCGGGCTCCAGCTCGGCGCGGACGACTACGTGACCAAGCCGTTCAGCCCGCGTGAGCTGGCCCTGCGGGTCACGTCCGTGCTGCGCCGGTCGCGGGTGGCGGCGTCGCGGTCGTCGTCGGTGCTGACCGACGGCGGGCTGCGGGTGGACGTCGGCGCGCGGTGCGCGTGGCTGGACGGGCGCGAGCTGTCGCTGACCACCCGGGAGTTCGACCTGCTGGCGTTCTTCCTCGCCAACCGGGGCGCCGCGTTCGACCGGGCCGAGCTGCTGTCCCGGGTGTGGGGCTGGGAGTTCGGCGACCAGTCGACGGTGACCGTCCACGTGCGACGGTTGCGGGAGAAGGTGGAGGCCGACTCGGCCCGGCCGGTGCGGATCGCCACCGTGTGGGGCGTCGGCTACCGGTACGACGGCGGTGCGTGA
- a CDS encoding glycosyltransferase family 2 protein codes for MDVVLPCLDEAAALPGVLRAMPAGYRPLVVDNGSRDGSPEIARSLGAEVVHEPRPGYGAAVHTGIERARSEVVCVLDADGSLDPRELPDLVALLARAELAVGRRVPEAGSWPWHARAGNAVLAALLRRKGLPVRDIAPVRAFRRRDLLDLSVRDRAFGYPLELLLRAAAAGWRVVERDVRYGPRAAGTRSKVSGSVRGTARAVRDMAAVLR; via the coding sequence ATCGACGTGGTGCTCCCCTGCCTGGACGAGGCGGCGGCGCTGCCGGGCGTGCTGCGGGCCATGCCCGCCGGCTACCGGCCGCTGGTGGTGGACAACGGGTCGCGCGACGGCTCGCCGGAGATCGCCCGGTCGTTGGGCGCCGAGGTGGTGCACGAGCCGAGGCCCGGGTACGGCGCGGCGGTGCACACGGGCATCGAGCGCGCGCGCTCCGAGGTGGTCTGCGTGCTCGACGCGGACGGCTCGCTGGACCCCCGCGAGCTGCCGGACCTGGTGGCGCTGCTGGCGCGCGCGGAGCTGGCCGTGGGGCGGCGGGTGCCGGAGGCGGGCAGCTGGCCGTGGCACGCGCGGGCCGGGAACGCGGTGCTGGCGGCGTTGCTGCGGCGCAAGGGGCTGCCGGTGCGGGACATCGCGCCGGTGCGGGCGTTCCGGCGGCGGGACCTGCTGGACCTGTCGGTGCGGGACCGGGCGTTCGGCTACCCGTTGGAGCTGCTGCTGCGCGCGGCGGCGGCCGGGTGGCGGGTGGTCGAGCGGGACGTCCGCTACGGGCCGCGGGCGGCGGGCACGAGGTCGAAGGTGTCGGGTTCGGTGCGCGGCACCGCCCGCGCGGTGCGGGACATGGCGGCGGTGCTGCGGTGA
- a CDS encoding DUF2064 domain-containing protein produces MTPAASLLVVAKAPVPGLAKTRLCPPATPDEAADVAAAALLDTLDAVLRTPRVRPVVAMTGDLDLACRAAEVRDALRHFTVLPQRGASFADRLANAHADAHRAHRLPVFQIGMDTPQVTPALLGESVDRLTRHDTVLGPAADGGWWALGLVDPLLADVLRAVPMSRPDTGARTLLALGDRATGVLPVLSDVDDVATAREVAATAPHTRFAAALARLGALR; encoded by the coding sequence GTGACGCCGGCCGCGAGCCTGCTGGTGGTGGCCAAGGCGCCCGTGCCGGGCCTGGCGAAGACCCGCCTCTGCCCGCCCGCGACACCCGACGAGGCGGCCGACGTCGCCGCCGCCGCGCTCCTGGACACCCTCGACGCCGTGCTGCGCACCCCGCGCGTGCGGCCGGTCGTGGCGATGACCGGCGACCTCGACCTGGCCTGTCGCGCGGCGGAGGTCCGCGACGCCCTGCGGCACTTCACCGTGCTGCCCCAGCGCGGCGCGTCGTTCGCCGACCGGCTGGCCAACGCGCACGCCGACGCGCACCGCGCGCACCGCCTGCCGGTGTTCCAGATCGGCATGGACACCCCGCAGGTCACCCCGGCCCTGCTGGGCGAGTCGGTCGACCGGCTGACCCGGCACGACACCGTGCTCGGCCCGGCGGCCGACGGCGGGTGGTGGGCGCTCGGCCTGGTCGACCCGCTCCTGGCCGACGTCCTGCGCGCCGTGCCGATGTCCCGGCCGGACACCGGCGCGCGCACCCTGCTGGCGCTGGGCGACCGCGCCACCGGCGTGCTGCCCGTGCTGTCCGACGTGGACGACGTGGCCACCGCGCGCGAGGTCGCCGCCACCGCGCCGCACACCCGGTTCGCCGCCGCCCTCGCCCGCCTCGGGGCGCTGCGGTGA
- a CDS encoding SAM-dependent methyltransferase produces MTAFDVGLTGAECELELAGGGRLPLPVDRWHQDADAADRVLLDACHGPTIDLGCGPGRLVAALVRRGVVALGVDNSPLAVALTRTRGGPALHRDVFGRLPGAGRWAHVLLADGNIGIGGDPVALLHRARGLLRRRGSALVEVEPPGCGLRRDRARVAGGAWFEWARVDARAVAPIAARAGLSARRPVERDGRWFAELVRP; encoded by the coding sequence GTGACCGCCTTCGACGTCGGCCTCACCGGCGCGGAGTGCGAGCTGGAGCTGGCCGGCGGCGGCCGGCTGCCGCTGCCGGTCGACCGGTGGCACCAGGACGCGGACGCCGCCGACCGCGTCCTCCTCGACGCCTGCCACGGCCCCACCATCGACCTCGGCTGCGGCCCGGGTCGGCTGGTGGCGGCGCTGGTGCGGCGCGGTGTGGTGGCGCTGGGCGTGGACAACTCGCCGCTGGCCGTCGCGCTCACCCGCACCAGGGGCGGCCCGGCGCTGCACCGGGACGTGTTCGGCCGGCTGCCCGGCGCGGGGCGCTGGGCGCACGTGCTGCTCGCCGACGGCAACATCGGCATCGGCGGCGACCCGGTCGCGCTGCTCCACCGGGCCCGCGGGCTGCTGCGCCGGCGCGGGAGCGCGCTGGTCGAGGTCGAACCGCCCGGCTGCGGGCTGCGCCGGGACCGGGCCAGGGTGGCCGGTGGCGCGTGGTTCGAGTGGGCCAGGGTCGACGCGCGGGCCGTCGCGCCGATCGCCGCGCGGGCCGGGCTGTCGGCACGCCGGCCGGTCGAGCGCGACGGCCGCTGGTTCGCCGAGCTGGTGCGCCCGTGA
- a CDS encoding molybdopterin-dependent oxidoreductase: MRPRRGSSPHTATRVGAWLGVAFGLCFATGLLSHYAQHPPGWFTWPTRPVNLYRVTQGVHVTSGVAAIPLLLAKLWTVYPKLFERPLVRSLPHALERGSVLVLLGASFFELVTGLFNAAQNYPWRFFFPSAHHAMAWVAVGALLVHVAVKLPLTRTPAEEVRRGTLSRRGFLLTTGGAAAVAVLATAGGTVPWLRTVSVLGARSTALPVNRTAAAAGVPAAGDDWRLTVGARRFSRAELEALPQTTAELPIACVEGWSASATWTGVPVRDLLALAGEEPGDVRVESAERDGLYRASTLPAAHARDPLTLLALKVDGETLSLDHGYPCRLIAPSRPGVTQTKWVARLEVVR; this comes from the coding sequence GTGAGGCCCCGGCGGGGGTCCAGCCCGCACACCGCCACCCGGGTCGGCGCGTGGCTGGGCGTCGCCTTCGGCCTCTGCTTCGCCACCGGCCTGCTCAGCCACTACGCGCAGCACCCGCCGGGGTGGTTCACCTGGCCCACCCGCCCGGTCAACCTCTACCGGGTGACGCAGGGCGTGCACGTCACCTCGGGCGTGGCCGCGATCCCGCTGCTGCTGGCGAAGCTGTGGACGGTCTACCCGAAGCTGTTCGAACGGCCGCTGGTGCGGTCCCTGCCGCACGCGCTGGAGCGCGGTTCGGTCCTGGTGCTGCTCGGCGCGTCCTTCTTCGAGCTGGTCACCGGCCTGTTCAACGCCGCCCAGAACTACCCGTGGCGGTTCTTCTTCCCGTCCGCGCACCACGCGATGGCGTGGGTGGCGGTCGGCGCGCTGCTCGTGCACGTCGCGGTCAAGCTGCCGCTCACCCGCACGCCCGCCGAGGAGGTGCGCCGGGGCACGCTCAGCCGACGCGGGTTCCTGCTCACCACGGGCGGCGCGGCGGCGGTCGCGGTGCTGGCCACGGCGGGCGGCACGGTGCCGTGGCTGCGGACCGTGTCGGTGCTGGGCGCCCGGTCGACCGCGCTCCCGGTGAACCGCACCGCCGCCGCGGCCGGCGTGCCCGCCGCGGGTGACGACTGGCGGCTGACCGTCGGCGCGCGGCGGTTCTCCCGGGCCGAGCTCGAAGCGCTGCCGCAGACCACGGCCGAGCTGCCGATCGCGTGCGTCGAGGGCTGGAGCGCGTCGGCGACGTGGACCGGCGTGCCCGTCCGCGACCTGCTCGCGCTGGCGGGCGAGGAGCCGGGCGACGTCCGGGTGGAGTCGGCGGAGCGCGACGGGCTCTACCGCGCGAGCACGCTGCCCGCCGCGCACGCCCGCGACCCGTTGACGTTGCTGGCGCTCAAGGTGGACGGCGAGACCCTGTCGCTGGACCACGGCTACCCGTGCCGGCTGATCGCCCCGAGCCGACCGGGCGTGACGCAGACCAAGTGGGTCGCCCGGTTGGAGGTCGTCCGATGA